From Juglans regia cultivar Chandler chromosome 8, Walnut 2.0, whole genome shotgun sequence, the proteins below share one genomic window:
- the LOC109009749 gene encoding uncharacterized protein LOC109009749: MDSGAPENEVEARASEGWRSEEPRVRVSDAIDGGVGRVGKEIESRGFEIEDESINHFDAQDDRFDFQDDKEEHVEKSKTSEYTSLLSEFDDFVANENDGASVGFGMSRALSFGLEVGDMVWGKVKSHPWWPGHIFNEAFASPSVRRARREGYVLVAFFGDSSYGWFDPAELIPFDLYFAEKSSQTNSRNFVKAVEEAVDEASRRRGLALACKCRNPYNFRVTSVQGYFVVDVPDYEPGGVYSANQIKKERDGFKPSETLAFVKQLALVPRGGEQKSINFLKNKATLFAHRKAVFEEFDETYAQAFGVQPGRQSRQHVHLDQTVKAPPKAPLSGPLVIAEALGGGKSSAKPVKIKDPLKKDRYLFKRRDETTNSETHQGSPGQAVSSAPSVYMDGSVTAVAGDYVLQKRVPPAPVIPAKHEVAYVSKDVATSSLEGIGKEVSIDRAAAYSSPLGHQDIAFDKEKDFLQGTNDSLGPGEFVSPTSTGWSDLSRDKVFSRVTDDASQAFRQEAEQKILRPYEGLQKHELSFPSGMEVGSGSDQVKDSRGVADLSPIDTMRSSGMTADGGVKKARILKRTTTDLGSENSVMGEKKKKKRKDTGREMNSEHPQKRLATGKMGTPMRKVAGKSTLIGLAPREDFQVEHQRKSVSASNSSTESVATLLTVDTGNNDIELPQLLSDLQALALDPFHGVERNSPAIVQLFFLRFRSLVFQKSLVLSPPAEAESVEVGPTKSSSGVGAFGSLPGEHARDLSSSKPAKSIVRPMDPTKAGRKRGPSDRQEEIAAKKLKKINAIKSLAVEKKASQKSSENRRVEGRDSVVPALPKSFRPDPVKKVEPVAKAVNPTMLVMKFPPGTSLPSVAELKAKFARFGPIDQSGLRVFWKSLTCRVVFLHKHDAEAAYRYAVTNSSFLGSMNVRCYTRELGVATAEGSDSGKGRGDDNTNESPRVKDPAVIQRPASGLVNQPLPKPAVQLKSCLKKSSGDESGQVAGGGGGGGGGGCSNKGISRVKFMLVEDESSRGEQLMVGNRNNMNNNASIADGGGAPSSVGMDFISKNFQKVSPPSPSPLPPQFANAPHNNFHRLEIAPWNAHNPINSLPAPPSGGTSVDISQPFLSLLTRCNDIVTNVTGLLGYVPYHPL; the protein is encoded by the exons ATGGATTCTGGAGCTCCGGAGAATGAGGTTGAAGCTAGGGCTTCTGAAGGTTGGAGATCTGAAGAgcctagggttagggtttctgACGCGATTGACGGCGGTGTTGGAAGAGTAGGTAAGGAAATTGAATCTAGGGGTTTTGAGATTGAGGATGAGAGCATCAATCATTTTGATGCCCAAGATGATAGATTTGATTTCCAAGATGATAAAGAAGAGCATGTGGAGAAGAGTAAGACGTCCGAGTACACTTCTTTGTTGTCGGAGTTTGATGATTTTGTGGCCAATGAGAATGATGGGGCATCGGTTGGTTTTGGAATGTCGAGGGCACTGAGTTTTGGGCTCGAAGTTGGCGACATGGTGTGGGGGAAGGTGAAATCTCACCCCTGGTGGCCGGGGCATATATTTAATGAGGCTTTTGCGTCTCCCTCGGTGCGACGCGCCCGGAGGGAGGGTTATGTGTTGGTGGCCTTCTTTGGTGATAGTAGTTACGGCTGGTTTGACCCAGCTGAGCTCATCCCATTTGATCTCTATTTCGCTGAGAAATCCTCTCAAACAAATTCGAGGAATTTCGTGAAGGCCGTGGAAGAGGCTGTCGATGAGGCGAGTCGGAGACGGGGTCTTGCTTTGGCTTGTAAATGTAGGAACCCATATAATTTTCGAGTCACGAGTGTTCAAGGGTATTTTGTAGTGGATGTGCCAGATTATGAGCCCGGGGGAGTTTATTCTGCGAATCAGattaagaaagagagagatggttTTAAGCCAAGTGAGACTCTTGCTTTTGTAAAGCAGTTAGCGTTGGTGCCAAGGGGTGGCGAGCAGAAAAgtattaattttctcaagaataaGGCCACGCTGTTTGCTCACCGAAAGGCAGTATTTGAAGAATTTGACGAGACCTACGCTCAGGCCTTTGGGGTGCAGCCGGGGCGTCAATCTCGTCAACATGTTCATTTAGATCAGACTGTTAAAGCGCCGCCCAAAG CTCCTTTGAGTGGTCCACTTGTGATTGCGGAAGCTCTTGGTGGAGGGAAAAGCTCTGCAAAACCTGTGAAAATCAAGGATCCTTTAAAAAAAGACAGATACCTTTTCAAGCGGAGAGATGAAACTACTAACTCAGAGACTCACCAAGGTAGCCCAGGGCAGGCAGTTTCCTCTGCACCATCAGTTTACATGGATGGGTCTGTAACAGCAGTGGCTGGGGATTATGTTTTGCAAAAGAGGGTGCCTCCTGCCCCTGTAATTCCAGCAAAACATGAAGTTGCATATGTTAGCAAGGATGTTGCAACCTCAAGTCTAGAAGGAATTGGCAAAGAAGTATCCATAGATCGGGCTGCAGCATACAGCAGTCCTCTTGGCCATCAAGATATTGCTTTTGATAAGGAGAAAGATTTTCTGCAGGGAACAAATGACAGTTTGGGGCCAGGTGAGTTTGTGAGTCCCACAAGCACAGGGTGGTCGGATTTGTCTAGGGACAAGGTATTCTCACGTGTAACTGATGATGCATCTCAAGCCTTTCGACAGGAAGCTGAGCAAAAAATTTTGAGGCCATATGAAGGTCTTCAAAAACATGAGCTGAGTTTTCCCAGTGGAATGGAAGTGGGCAGTGGATCAGATCAAGTTAAAGACAGTCGTGGTGTTGCAGATCTTTCACCAATTGATACAATGCGTTCAAGTGGAATGACTGCTGATGGAGGAGTTAAGAAGGCAAGAATTCTCAAAAGAACTACGACAGACTTGGGCTCTGAGAACTCTGTTAtgggggagaaaaagaagaaaaaaaggaaagacacTGGTAGAGAAATGAATTCTGAACATCCACAGAAACGTTTGGCTACTGGAAAAATGGGGACCCCAATGAGAAAAGTAGCAGGAAAATCCACCCTAATTGGTTTGGCTCCAAGAGAGGATTTTCAGGTTGAACATCAGAGGAAAAGTGTTAGCGCAAGTAATTCCTCAACCGAGTCTGTTGCAACACTTCTAACAGTTGACACGGGAAATAATGACATCGAACTTCCCCAACTTTTGAGTGATTTGCAAGCCCTTGCTCTCGATCCTTTTCATGGTGTAGAAAGAAACAGCCCTGCAATTGTGCAGCTGTTCTTTTTGCGATTCCGGTCCCTAGTTTTCCAGAAAAGCTTGGTTCTGTCACCACCAGCAGAGGCTGAATCTGTTGAAGTTGGTCCCACAAAATCTTCATCTGGTGTTGGGGCTTTTGGCAGTCTTCCTGGTGAGCATGCCAGAGATCTTTCATCCTCAAAGCCTGCAAAATCCATAGTGAGACCCATGGATCCAACAAAGGCTGGGCGGAAACGTGGCCCTTCTGACCGTCAAGAAGAAATCGCAGCAAAGaagttaaagaaaattaatgcaATAAAATCATTGGCTGTTGAAAAGAAAGCTAGCCAGAAATCTTCTGAAAACCGGCGGGTAGAGGGAAGAGATTCAGTGGTACCAGCCCTGCCAAAGTCTTTCAGACCAGATCCTGTCAAGAAAGTGGAACCGGTTGCAAAGGCAGTTAATCCCACCATGTTGGTGATGAAGTTCCCTCCCGGTACATCGCTCCCATCTGTTGCAGAGTTGAAGGCAAAGTTTGCCCGTTTTGGGCCAATAGATCAATCGGGTCTCCGTGTCTTTTGGAAGTCATTGACATGCCGTGTCGTGTTCCTGCACAAGCACGATGCAGAAGCAGCATACAGATATGCTGTTACTAACAGTTCCTTTTTGGGCAGCATGAATGTGAGGTGCTACACTCGCGAACTGGGAGTTGCTACAGCTGAAGGGTCTGATTCAGGCAAGGGCCGAGGAGATGACAATACCAATGAGTCCCCACGAGTTAAGGATCCTGCAGTTATACAAAGACCAGCATCCGGGCTTGTGAACCAGCCTCTACCAAAGCCAGCAGTCCAGCTCAAATCCTGTTTGAAGAAGTCATCTGGCGACGAGTCTGGGCAAGtagctggtggtggtggtggtggtggtggtggtggttgtaGTAATAAAGGTATCTCCCGTGTAAAATTCATGTTGGTTGAGGATGAAAGTAGTAGGGGAGAGCAGTTGATGGTTGGTAATAGAAACAACATGAACAACAATGCTAGTATTgctgatggtggtggtgcaCCTTCTTCTGTTGGAATGGATTTTATTAGTAAGAACTTTCAAAAGGTCAGTCCTCCATCTCCATCGCCTCTTCCTCCACAATTTGCAAACGCCCCACATAATAATTTTCATCGTCTGGAAATAGCGCCCTGGAATGCCCACAATCCTATTAACAGTCTCCCAGCACCACCTAGTGGTGGAACCTCAGTTGATATCTCACAGCCATTTTTG
- the LOC109009748 gene encoding zinc finger protein GAI-ASSOCIATED FACTOR 1-like, with translation MSNTTTGGDGGSFTSGNTAGDEVQQQRDHQLLTADQYFNRSNINGSSTKQQQPPSSLKKKRNLPGNPDPTAEVISLSPTTLMATNRFVCEICKKGFQRDQNLQLHRRGHNLPWKLKQRTSTEIRKRVYVCPEPSCVHHNPARALGDLTGIKKHFSRKHGEKKWKCEKCSKKYAVQSDWKAHSKTCGTREYKCDCGTIFSRRDSFITHRAFCDALSEENNKAKQGLLSNMGPNLQGQISELMPSLPINNTNPSSGTFGFDQSDIKAVPLALPQELMSFPTKPALNMTGSHLYTSPRSINSSSSPISLQPKKTSSTIFEGNGHQLPHVSAHMSATALLQKAAQMGATVSNNGMNSPLMQNNFVTSMAPPSLGAMQPQNHDQSFVNQFIQKGQQQETSSQFINAIGMLNNLGMTNMGMLHGLADDENSALLKNVTHDSSKSTNVLHGANSNGRSGDMMTVDFLGLGGGSRRTGNFYEQQQQKQQEMAGFDGNGQRFQGLSHFQQQAQALMEKHMWEV, from the exons ATGTCGAATACTACTACAGGTGGTGATGGTGGGAGCTTCACTTCAGGAAATACTGCTGGAGATGAAGTTCAGCAACAACGAGATCATCAGCTGCTCACTGCAGATCAATACTTTAACCGCAGCAATATTAATGGTTCCTCCACTAAACAGCAGCAACCTCCATCATCTCTTAAGAAGAAACGAAACCTACCAGGAAATCCAG ATCCAACTGCTGAAGTTATCTCTCTATCACCAACAACCCTCATGGCTACAAACCGATTTGTGTGTGAAATATGCAAAAAAGGATTCCAAAGGGACCAAAACCTTCAACTGCATCGGCGAGGCCATAATCTGCCATGGAAGCTTAAGCAAAGAACAAGCACCGAAATCAGGAAGCGGGTCTACGTTTGCCCAGAACCTTCGTGTGTGCATCACAACCCGGCTCGGGCATTAGGTGATCTGACAGGCATTAAGAAGCATTTTAGCCGAAAACATGGggagaaaaaatggaaatgtgAGAAGTGCTCCAAGAAGTATGCAGTGCAGTCTGATTGGAAAGCTCATTCCAAGACCTGTGGTACTAGGGAATACAAATGCGACTGTGGCACCATCTTCTCGAG GAGAGATAGCTTCATCACTCACAGAGCCTTCTGTGATGCCCTGTCTGAAGAAAACAACAAAGCAAAGCAAGGATTATTGTCCAACATGGGACCAAACTTGCAAGGACAGATCTCCGAGCTCATGCCCTCACTGCCCATCAACAACACCAACCCATCAAGTGGAACATTCGGATTCGACCAATCTGATATCAAAGCAGTACCATTGGCATTGCCCCAAGAACTCATGTCTTTCCCGACAAAGCCAGCTTTGAACATGACAGGAAGCCATCTTTACACCAGTCCAAGAAGCATTAATTCGTCTTCCTCTCCAATATCTCTTCAGCCCAAAAAAACTTCTTCAACCATTTTCGAAGGAAATGGACACCAATTACCTCATGTCTCAGCCCACATGTCCGCTACAGCGTTGTTGCAGAAAGCTGCTCAAATGGGCGCAACTGTGAGTAATAATGGAATGAACTCTCCATTGATGCAGAATAACTTTGTTACAAGCATGGCACCGCCATCACTTGGTGCAATGCAGCCCCAAAATCATGATCAATCGTTTGTTAACCAGTTCATCCAGAAAGGCCAACAGCAAGAAACTTCATCGCAGTTTATCAACGCAATCGGCATGCTTAATAACTTGGGAATGACCAATATGGGAATGCTTCACGGTCTTGCTGATGATGAGAACAGTGCATTACTGAAGAACGTAACGCACGACAGTAGTAAAAGTACTAATGTTTTGCACGGTGCAAACTCAAATGGCCGGAGTGGGGATATGATGACTGTGGATTTCTTGGGGCTCGGAGGAGGGTCGAGACGTACTGGGAATTTTTATGAACAACAGCAACAAAAGCAACAAGAAATGGCCGGTTTCGATGGAAATGGTCAAAGATTTCAGGGATTGAGTCACTTTCAGCAACAAGCGCAAGCGTTAATGGAAAAACACATGTGGGAGGTTTGA